One genomic segment of Deinococcus cellulosilyticus NBRC 106333 = KACC 11606 includes these proteins:
- a CDS encoding TniQ family protein: MSSDAFRLPVRPRPLPDESFASWVQRTAFSNGLRTSDLYPAKPNVNKALGLPPKAFMTENLTHLSLVLGMDEHLLEDPMQAEHVDATTAICPLCLLDSPYFRVSWQFPHTIRCEQHKIHLLDHCTFCNNHIPAYVAFKERMHPQDMLQAFVGCRKCGKPLHTCEAEPDREPAVHWHLYALLNGFHLEPPFPWLTVELSGREWPVGVLQVLYHQVVCAYTFHGNDLPNALWEGHPDFPQENPLGEYSSAKRAAMARIRLLSWFVQDWPWRVHRFLRHVAYASQPETRDRRYWVSEVLVDFALGHDPIEKFHLEYLQETLRREWNRRHEDFHDHLEDWFFPAPIRRLMTHLRIWSLEELPVVNVEDCVCATRWKELQFNRRYKQRQTESE, translated from the coding sequence ATGTCCAGCGATGCCTTTCGTTTGCCGGTGCGTCCCAGGCCCCTGCCCGATGAATCCTTTGCGTCCTGGGTTCAGCGCACAGCATTCAGCAATGGGCTGAGGACCAGCGACCTGTACCCGGCAAAACCCAACGTCAACAAAGCTCTGGGGTTGCCCCCAAAGGCCTTCATGACCGAGAACCTCACCCATCTGTCCCTGGTCCTCGGAATGGACGAACACCTGCTGGAAGATCCCATGCAGGCCGAACATGTGGATGCCACCACAGCGATCTGCCCCCTGTGCCTGCTGGATTCCCCCTATTTCCGGGTCAGTTGGCAGTTCCCGCACACCATAAGATGCGAGCAGCACAAGATTCACTTGCTGGACCACTGCACGTTCTGCAACAATCACATCCCTGCGTATGTCGCCTTCAAGGAGAGGATGCACCCCCAGGACATGCTGCAGGCGTTTGTGGGTTGCCGAAAATGCGGCAAACCGCTGCACACCTGTGAAGCAGAACCAGACCGGGAACCGGCGGTGCACTGGCACCTGTATGCCTTGCTGAATGGCTTTCACCTGGAACCTCCATTTCCATGGTTGACCGTGGAACTCTCTGGGCGGGAGTGGCCTGTGGGTGTCCTGCAAGTGTTGTATCACCAGGTGGTCTGTGCCTACACCTTTCATGGCAATGACCTCCCAAATGCCCTGTGGGAAGGACACCCTGACTTCCCGCAAGAAAATCCTCTGGGAGAGTATTCTTCAGCGAAGAGGGCAGCCATGGCACGCATCAGGTTGCTCAGTTGGTTTGTGCAGGACTGGCCGTGGCGTGTCCACCGATTTTTGCGGCATGTGGCTTACGCCAGCCAACCTGAAACCCGGGACCGCAGGTATTGGGTGTCCGAGGTGCTGGTTGACTTTGCCTTGGGGCACGATCCCATTGAGAAATTCCATCTGGAGTACCTGCAGGAAACGCTGCGGCGAGAATGGAACCGGCGGCATGAGGATTTTCACGACCACCTGGAAGACTGGTTTTTTCCTGCACCCATCAGGAGGCTGATGACCCATTTACGGATCTGGAGTTTGGAGGAGTTGCCTGTGGTCAATGTTGAAGATTGTGTGTGTGCCACACGGTGGAAGGAACTGCAGTTCAACAGGAGGTATAAGCAACGGCAGACTGAATCGGAATGA
- a CDS encoding tyrosine-type recombinase/integrase, with amino-acid sequence MALELDVYRGQLEQARHLTNLTDDNKRKKAVRACAEKDFDTLWEIVLGYLTLYAQNKILTSTHTIRSYHTGIRQFVEYATQNAWNLLNPKRDDPQLWVNALLVTPAINPKAVRPPKKPKTLSIDTVRSRVAAVRTLYKALRWAGATEADPFQDVRLPKDNTHSLEKNAPYAEEEVEAFLEYADLPMQVLIYLLSHGGLRISEALAVEWEDLDDSRRRLRINEGKGRKTRTIAMSTSLLQVLREYRRELGVRPDGQLFSFGTRETAHYHIEKVALQAGVRFRGFHAFRKYAGTRLMEQVKDLSRVANHLGHASVDTTRKYAKPAADDLKDELSGW; translated from the coding sequence ATGGCACTTGAACTTGACGTTTACCGGGGCCAGCTCGAACAGGCCCGACACCTCACCAACCTCACCGACGACAACAAACGCAAGAAAGCTGTCCGGGCCTGCGCCGAAAAGGACTTTGACACCCTCTGGGAGATTGTGCTTGGGTACCTGACCCTGTACGCCCAGAACAAGATCCTGACCAGCACGCACACCATCCGCAGCTACCACACAGGGATCAGACAATTCGTGGAGTATGCCACCCAGAACGCCTGGAACCTGCTGAACCCGAAGCGGGATGATCCGCAACTGTGGGTGAATGCCCTGCTGGTCACCCCGGCCATCAATCCGAAGGCGGTCAGGCCTCCCAAAAAACCCAAAACCCTGAGCATCGACACGGTTCGCTCCCGGGTGGCAGCTGTACGAACCCTGTACAAGGCGCTGCGCTGGGCAGGGGCCACCGAAGCAGACCCCTTCCAGGACGTGCGTTTACCCAAAGACAACACCCACAGCCTGGAAAAAAATGCCCCTTACGCTGAGGAGGAAGTGGAGGCCTTTCTGGAGTACGCGGACCTGCCCATGCAGGTGCTGATTTACCTGCTGTCCCACGGTGGTCTGCGCATCAGTGAGGCCCTGGCTGTGGAATGGGAGGACCTGGATGATTCCCGCAGGCGCCTGAGGATCAACGAGGGCAAGGGCCGCAAGACCCGCACCATCGCCATGTCAACGTCTCTGCTGCAGGTGCTCAGGGAGTACCGCCGTGAACTGGGGGTACGCCCGGATGGCCAGCTGTTTTCCTTTGGCACCCGGGAAACCGCCCATTACCACATCGAGAAGGTGGCCTTGCAGGCAGGGGTGCGCTTCCGGGGGTTCCATGCGTTTCGCAAGTACGCCGGGACCCGCCTGATGGAGCAGGTCAAGGACCTGTCCCGGGTGGCCAATCACCTGGGTCACGCCTCGGTGGACACCACCCGAAAGTATGCGAAGCCTGCGGCAGATGACCTCAAAGATGAACTTTCTGGCTGGTGA
- a CDS encoding DMT family transporter, whose protein sequence is MKQLEGVFLTLLAAVLWGTVGISVKYLMLHSHLSAENIAFMRLMLAAPMLMLFSLRFQKPVGPFPLVGVLLLGLGHAVYCYGYFRAIPLTGISIAVTVSLCLPPLLLAFYSALVLREKLHLNLWGAIFLGVVGLGLVTQVSHGHLNLQGLMLSGLAGIGFLLTLKGSQLILGWQPQTPLLALGFLAGGIFLLPYAPDLHQLRQLAAVEWGHLLYLALIPSALAYILFQRGLKTISSLTAGLITLFEPLVSMVLAVLLFSEVLLPLQWLGVACVSLMLLLLTRKNSVQNST, encoded by the coding sequence ATGAAACAATTGGAAGGGGTCTTTCTGACCCTGCTTGCTGCCGTGCTGTGGGGCACGGTGGGCATCAGCGTGAAGTACCTGATGCTGCATTCCCACCTTTCAGCCGAAAACATCGCCTTCATGCGCCTGATGCTGGCTGCGCCCATGCTGATGCTGTTTTCTTTGCGGTTCCAGAAGCCTGTAGGCCCTTTTCCGCTTGTCGGTGTTCTGCTGCTGGGTCTGGGGCATGCCGTGTATTGCTATGGCTACTTCCGGGCCATCCCGCTCACCGGGATCAGCATCGCGGTTACGGTTTCCCTGTGCCTGCCTCCCCTTTTGCTGGCGTTTTACAGTGCCCTGGTGCTGAGAGAAAAACTCCACCTGAACCTGTGGGGAGCCATCTTCCTGGGAGTGGTGGGCCTCGGTCTGGTCACCCAGGTCAGTCACGGTCACCTGAACCTGCAAGGCCTCATGCTGTCGGGTCTCGCAGGAATCGGGTTCCTGCTGACCCTGAAAGGCAGCCAGTTGATCCTGGGCTGGCAACCCCAGACCCCCCTGCTGGCCCTGGGGTTTCTGGCTGGAGGGATTTTCCTGTTGCCTTATGCGCCTGACCTGCACCAACTCCGTCAGCTGGCCGCTGTGGAGTGGGGTCACCTGCTGTACCTGGCCCTGATTCCCTCTGCCCTGGCTTACATCCTCTTCCAGCGTGGCCTGAAAACCATCTCCAGCCTGACTGCAGGCCTCATCACCCTGTTCGAGCCCCTGGTGTCGATGGTGCTTGCTGTGCTGCTGTTCAGCGAAGTGCTGCTCCCCCTGCAGTGGCTCGGGGTGGCGTGCGTGTCCCTGATGCTGCTGCTCCTGACACGCAAAAACTCCGTCCAGAACAGCACGTGA
- a CDS encoding PaaI family thioesterase, protein MTHNFPSPQDIETLSPEDLAAKLTGIPGTLGEKLGVVITHATPSRVLATMPVQGNLQPAGRLHGGASIALAEELASVGSWLNLDVSQQVAVGVDINATHVRGVTSGQVQAEATLAYRGRTVMVWNIVLRDERGKETCIARCTCNVIRR, encoded by the coding sequence ATGACCCACAACTTCCCCAGCCCTCAGGACATCGAGACCCTCAGTCCAGAAGACCTCGCAGCGAAACTCACGGGCATCCCTGGCACCCTGGGTGAAAAACTTGGTGTGGTGATCACCCATGCCACCCCCAGCCGCGTTCTGGCCACCATGCCCGTACAGGGCAACCTGCAACCCGCAGGAAGGCTCCACGGAGGGGCCAGCATCGCCCTCGCAGAAGAACTCGCCAGTGTTGGTTCCTGGCTCAACCTTGATGTCAGCCAGCAGGTGGCTGTGGGTGTGGACATCAACGCCACCCACGTGCGTGGCGTCACTTCAGGGCAGGTGCAGGCAGAGGCCACCCTGGCGTACCGGGGACGCACCGTCATGGTCTGGAACATTGTCCTGCGCGATGAGCGGGGGAAGGAGACCTGCATTGCCCGCTGCACCTGCAATGTGATCCGCAGGTAA